The genomic segment CGTCCACGGTCGGCACGGTGCCCGAGAAGAAGACCACGCCCGACAGCTCGCGTCCGGCATGACGGCGCACGCCGGGTAAGAGGGCCTGAGGGGGCAGCATCCGCGCCAGCGTCGCCTCCTGGTAGAGGCGGCGCTTCCGGCCGCTCCGGACCCACGAGCGGAGGCTGAGCTCGTCCCAGTGCTCTTCGACCTCGGCCACCGGCCACACGGTGCCGGCGACGATCTTGGGGCAGAGCTGCTTGGCCGCGGGCACCGAGTGGCGCTCGAAGAAGCGGTCGGTCTGATCGCTGCCCACCGTCAGCCACGGGCCGCCCGGGCCGAACAGCAGCACGAACTCGACTTCTCCGGAGGTGAAGGGCCCCTGGACCTCGATCGGGCCGGCCACGGTGGCGAGATAGGACGCCACCGAGAAGTAGATCGGTATCTCCTTCGGCCGGGGGATGCCGAGGGCCTCGAGCTCCTTGATGTGGCGATCCACCTCGGTGCGGTCGCGGCTCGAGTAGCCGCCACAGATGATGCGGCGGACGGTGAAGGGGAGCGGCTGGTGGCCATCCCGTGACTCGACGACGAGCGGAAGCTCGGGATGGACAGGCACGGGCTCAGGGCCGACGTCGGCCGGGCATCGTCGCGGCTGGGCCGCTCAGGCCCACCCGCCGGCGAAGGAGATGACCTGGCCGCAGAAGAAATCCGCCTCGTCGGAGGCGAGATAGACCGCCAGCCGCGCCGACTCCTCCGACCGCGCCAGTCGCCCGGCCGGAACGTGCTTGAGGACCCGAGCCAGCTTGTCGGGGTCCGACACGATCTCCTGGCCGAAGTAGGTCGGATTCTCGACGAAGTTCTGCGCGATCGCGTTCACCTGGATTCCGAACCGCGCCACCTCACGTCCTACCGCCTTGGTCAGCCCGTTGGCTCCGGCCCGGGCCGTGGAGTAGGCGGCGTAGTTCGGCAGCCCGACGATCGCCACCGCCGAGGTGAAGTTGATGACCTTTCCTCGACCCTGACGCTTCATCGCACGGATGGCGGCCCGCAAGCAGTAGAACGGCTCGTCGAGGAGCTGCGCGGTCAGGGACCGCCACGCTTCGTCCGTCGTCTCCTCGACCGGGCCGCCGAGCGGAGGGTGGCTCGAGTTGTTCACGAGGACGTCGAGCCGCCCGAACCGGTCGATGACCGTCCGCACGACGCGGTTCGCCTCGGCGGACCGGGTGAGGTCGCCGGCGACGAGCAGCGCCTCCCGCCCGTAGGCCAGCGTCACCTCGAGGGCCGGCTTCGCCCGGCTCTCGGTCCGGTCGTGGAGGGCGAGCACGGCCCCCTCCTTGGCGAACTCCTCCGTACAGGCCGCGCCCATGTACTGGCTGACGTTGGTGATGAGGGTGATTTTGCCGGTCAGCTTCA from the Candidatus Methylomirabilota bacterium genome contains:
- a CDS encoding DUF2848 family protein, encoding MPVHPELPLVVESRDGHQPLPFTVRRIICGGYSSRDRTEVDRHIKELEALGIPRPKEIPIYFSVASYLATVAGPIEVQGPFTSGEVEFVLLFGPGGPWLTVGSDQTDRFFERHSVPAAKQLCPKIVAGTVWPVAEVEEHWDELSLRSWVRSGRKRRLYQEATLARMLPPQALLPGVRRHAGRELSGVVFFSGTVPTVDGELIYGDAYELELTDPRLNRQIRTHYTVQVLEGGPR
- a CDS encoding SDR family oxidoreductase yields the protein MKLTGKITLITNVSQYMGAACTEEFAKEGAVLALHDRTESRAKPALEVTLAYGREALLVAGDLTRSAEANRVVRTVIDRFGRLDVLVNNSSHPPLGGPVEETTDEAWRSLTAQLLDEPFYCLRAAIRAMKRQGRGKVINFTSAVAIVGLPNYAAYSTARAGANGLTKAVGREVARFGIQVNAIAQNFVENPTYFGQEIVSDPDKLARVLKHVPAGRLARSEESARLAVYLASDEADFFCGQVISFAGGWA